The Fusarium graminearum PH-1 chromosome 2, whole genome shotgun sequence genome includes a region encoding these proteins:
- a CDS encoding XPA-binding protein 1 produces MAESSTTAGEAPKASSPPVAIVCVGMAGSGKTTFMRRINAHLHQNDTPPYVINLDPAVLSVPFESNIDIRDSVNYEEVMKQYNLGPNGGILTSLNLFATKVDQIVNLLEKRAQPDPEKPDRKPIDRILVDTPGQIEVFVWSASGTILLESLASSFPTVIAYVIDTPRTASTSTFMSNMLYACSILYKTKLPMILVFNKTDVKDAEFAKEWMTDFEAFQEALRKDEESDELGGVEGGGHGGSGYMGSLLNSMSLMLEEFYAHLSVVGVSSRLGTGVDEFFEAVEEKRQEFLRDYQPELERKRAERDEQKKATREKELDKMMQGMSVGGLPVAKEEDDADVASDDDGDDTDSDEEIQKQGLQDRYEAAMGDQDDSVMADASFAKYLHTQR; encoded by the exons ATGGCTGAATCATCCACAACCGCTGGCGAGGCTCCCAAGGCATCCTCGCCTCCCGTCGCCATCGTCTGCGTTGGCATGGCGG GATCTGGAAAGACTACTTTCATGCGACGCATCAACGCTCACCTACACCAGAACGATACTCCTCCATATGTCATCAATCTCGATCCTGCTGTACTGTCTGTGCCTTTCGAGTCCAACATCGATATCCGCGACTCGGTCAACTACGAAGAGGTCATGAAGCAGTACAACCTTGGCCCCAACGGTGGAATCTTGACTTCTCTTAACCTCTTCGCTACAAAGGTCGATCAAATCGTCAACCTGCTTGAGAAGCGCGCCCAGCCCGATCCCGAGAAGCCCGATCGCAAACCCATTGATAGAATTCTGGTCGATACACCTGGACAGATCGAAGTCTTTGTTTGGTCCGCCTCTGGAACTATTCTCCTCGAGTCTCTTGCGTCTTCTTTCCCTACTGTTATCGCTTATGTTATTGATACCCCGCGAACTGCGTCCACTTCGACGTTCATGTCCAACATGCTTTACGCCTGCTCTATTCTTTACAAGACAAAGCTTCCCATGATTCtggtcttcaacaagactgatGTCAAGGACGCTGAGTTTGCCAAGGAGTGGATGACCGACTTTGAAGCTTTCCAGGAAGCCCTACGAAAGGATGAGGAGTCGGATGAGCTGGGTGGTGTCGAGGGCGGTGGCCATGGTGGTAGCGGATACATGGGCAGTCTTCTTAACTCTATGAGTCTGATGTTGGAGGAGTTCTACGCTCACCTcagtgttgttggtgtgAGTTCACGACTGGGAACTGGTGTAGACGAGTTCttcgaggctgtcgaggaaAAGAGACAGGAATTCCTTCGCGACTATCAGCCTGAGCTCGAGCGCAAGAGGGCAGAGCGCGATGAGCAAAAGAAGGCCACCCGTGAGAAGGAgctggacaagatgatgcagggCATGTCAGTTGGCGGTCTACCCGtggccaaggaggaggacgacgCCGATGTtgccagtgatgatgatggcgatgacaCCGATTCTGACgaggagatccagaagcAAGGTCTGCAAGATCGATACGAGGCTGCCATGGgtgatcaagatgattcaGTCATGGCGGACGCAAGTTTCGCAAAGTACCTCCACACCCAGAGGTaa
- a CDS encoding dolichol-phosphate mannosyltransferase has protein sequence MAPKGNKYSVILPTYNERKNLPIITWLLNRTFTENNLDWELIIVDDGSPDGTQEVAQQLVKAYSPHVLLKPRAGKLGLGTAYVHGLKFVTGNFVIIMDADFSHHPKFIPQMVALQEKGNYDIVTGTRYAGDGGVFGWDLKRKFVSRGANLFADTVLRPGVSDLTGSFRLYKRAALEKAIATTESKGYSFQMELMVRAKAMGCTVAEVPISFVDRLYGESKLGGDEIVQYAQGVFNLWLKV, from the exons atggctcccaAGGGAAACAAGTACTCGGTTATCTTGCCGACGTACAACGAGCGCAAGAACCTGCCCATCATTACCTGGTTGTTGAACCGTACCTTCACAGAGAA CAACCTCGATTGGGaactcatcatcgtcgacgACGGATCCCCCGATGGAACCCAAGAAGTCGCCCAGCAGCTCGTCAAGGCCTACTCTCCCCACGTCCTCCTCAAGCCCCGCGCTGGTAAACTCGGTCTCGGAACGGCCTACGTCCACGGTCTCAAGTTCGTCACTGGCAactttgtcatcatcatggacgCCGACTTCTCCCACCACCCCAAGTTCATCCCCCAGATGGTCGCTCTCCAGGAGAAGGGCAACTATGACATCGTCACCGGTACTCGCTACGCTGGAGACGGCGGTGTTTTTGGCTGGGATCTCAAGCGCAAGTTTGTCAGCCGCGGTGCCAACCTATTTGCCGACACTGTCCTGCGCCCTGGCGTCAGCGACCTGACAGGCAGTTTCCGTCTGTACAAGCGTGCTGCCCTCGAGAAGGCTATTGCTACCACTGAGAGCAAGGGATACAGTTTCCAGATGGAGCTTATGGTTCGTGCCAAGGCCATGGGTTGCACTGTCGCTGAGGTTCCCATCTCTTTTGTTGACCGTCTGTACGGAGAGAGCAAGCTTGGTGGAGACGAGATTGTGCAGTATGCCCAAGGTGTCTTCAACCTGTGGCTCAAGGTCTAG